From Streptomyces zhihengii, the proteins below share one genomic window:
- a CDS encoding helix-turn-helix domain-containing protein: MSDDYLVRIGKLIRDARQHRGWTQSQLAEALGTSQSAVNRIERGNQNISLEMIARIGEALDSEIVSLGYAGPMHLRVVGGRRLSGSIDVKTSKNACVALLCGSLLNKGRTVLRRVARIEEVYRLLEVLGSIGVRTRWINDGMDLEIVPPADLDMHAMDADAARRTRSIIMFLGPLLHRMDNFRLPYAGGCDLGTRTIEPHMIALRRFGLDITATEGIYHAQVDRSVSPDRPIVLTERGDTVTENALLAAARHDGVTVIRNASSNYMVQDLCFFLEALGVKVEGIGTTTLTVHGVPTIDVDVDYSPSEDPVEAMSLIAAAVVTGSELTIRRVPIEFLEIELAVLEEMGLDHDRSAEYAADNKRTRLVDLTVRPSKLEAPIDKIHPMPFPGLNIDNVPFFAAIAAVAQGQTLIHDWVYDNRAIYLTDLNRLGGRLQLLDPHRVLVEGPTRWRAAEMMCPPALRPAVVVLLAMMAAEGTSVLRNVYVINRGYEDLAERLNSVGAQIEIFRDI; this comes from the coding sequence ATGTCAGACGACTACCTCGTACGCATCGGCAAGCTCATCCGTGACGCCCGTCAGCATCGTGGCTGGACACAGAGCCAGCTCGCCGAAGCACTCGGTACCAGCCAGAGCGCCGTCAACCGGATCGAACGCGGCAACCAGAACATCAGCCTTGAGATGATCGCCCGCATCGGTGAGGCGCTGGACAGTGAGATCGTCTCCCTCGGCTACGCCGGCCCGATGCATCTGCGGGTCGTCGGCGGACGCAGGCTCTCCGGTTCCATCGACGTCAAGACGAGCAAGAACGCCTGTGTCGCCCTGCTCTGCGGCTCGCTGCTCAACAAGGGCCGCACGGTGCTGCGGCGGGTGGCCCGCATCGAAGAGGTCTACCGGCTCCTGGAGGTCCTCGGCTCCATCGGCGTCCGCACCCGGTGGATCAACGACGGCATGGACCTGGAGATCGTGCCGCCGGCCGACCTCGACATGCACGCCATGGACGCCGACGCCGCGCGGCGCACCCGCTCGATCATCATGTTCCTCGGCCCGCTGCTGCACCGGATGGACAACTTCCGGCTGCCCTACGCCGGCGGCTGCGACCTCGGCACCCGCACCATCGAGCCGCACATGATCGCCCTGCGCCGCTTCGGCCTGGACATCACCGCGACCGAGGGCATCTACCACGCCCAGGTGGACCGTTCGGTCTCCCCCGACCGCCCGATCGTGCTGACCGAGCGCGGCGACACCGTGACGGAGAACGCGCTGCTCGCGGCCGCCCGGCACGACGGCGTCACCGTCATCCGCAACGCCTCCTCCAACTACATGGTCCAGGACCTCTGCTTCTTCCTGGAGGCGCTCGGCGTCAAGGTGGAGGGCATCGGGACGACAACGCTGACCGTGCACGGCGTGCCCACCATCGACGTGGACGTGGACTACTCCCCCTCCGAGGACCCGGTCGAGGCGATGAGCCTGATCGCCGCGGCCGTCGTGACGGGGTCCGAGCTGACGATCCGGCGGGTGCCGATCGAGTTCCTGGAGATCGAGCTCGCGGTGCTGGAGGAGATGGGCCTCGACCACGACCGCTCGGCGGAGTACGCGGCCGACAACAAGCGCACCCGGCTGGTGGACCTGACGGTGCGGCCCTCCAAGCTGGAGGCGCCGATCGACAAGATCCACCCGATGCCGTTCCCCGGCCTGAACATCGACAACGTGCCGTTCTTCGCGGCCATCGCCGCCGTCGCCCAGGGCCAGACCCTCATCCACGACTGGGTGTACGACAACCGCGCCATCTACCTGACGGACCTGAACCGCCTCGGCGGCCGCCTCCAACTCCTCGACCCCCACCGGGTCCTGGTGGAGGGCCCCACCCGCTGGCGCGCCGCCGAGATGATGTGCCCGCCGGCCCTGCGCCCGGCCGTCGTCGTGCTGCTCGCGATGATGGCGGCGGAGGGCACCTCGGTGCTGCGGAACGTCTACGTGATCAACCGCGGCTACGAGGACCTCGCGGAGCGCCTCAACTCGGTGGGCGCGCAGATCGAGATCTTCCGCGACATCTGA
- a CDS encoding helix-turn-helix transcriptional regulator — MNTHSMSVLGLTSAEEDVYRHFLRNPGTPEGGAPGALPEEREGGVWAVARLRELRLLHGDDAHTWAVDPVVAVPRLAGERLDSAHRTMRQLVDVRPILRSLRLERPASGDAARGEGAAALSRLEDLREVRARVGQLDFGARSEVLAADPGDASAPERAGYARHLDLGRLSTTVRVRILVRATALADAGSLDRLRHLHRGGAAVRVADGLSETVLVYDRHAALVPIDARDTGRGALYTEESGLVSSLVGLFERLWSGATDFAGLVTADTEQVARLTDTQRLVLTAMCAVSKDETGARQARMSLRTYRRHISDVMRLLGACNRAQAALLARERGWV; from the coding sequence ATGAACACCCACAGCATGTCCGTACTCGGTCTGACCAGCGCCGAGGAGGACGTCTACCGGCACTTCCTGCGGAATCCCGGCACACCGGAAGGCGGGGCTCCCGGGGCATTGCCGGAGGAACGGGAGGGCGGCGTGTGGGCCGTCGCGCGGCTCCGGGAGCTGCGTCTGCTGCACGGGGACGACGCGCACACCTGGGCCGTGGACCCCGTCGTCGCCGTGCCCCGGCTGGCCGGGGAGCGGCTGGACTCGGCGCACCGGACGATGCGTCAGCTCGTCGACGTGCGGCCGATCCTGAGATCCCTGCGGCTCGAGAGACCGGCGAGCGGGGATGCCGCCCGGGGAGAGGGCGCCGCCGCCCTGTCCCGGCTGGAGGACCTGCGGGAGGTACGCGCCCGGGTGGGCCAACTGGACTTCGGAGCACGGTCGGAGGTGCTGGCGGCCGACCCCGGCGACGCGTCGGCACCGGAGCGCGCCGGCTATGCCCGGCACCTCGACCTGGGGCGGCTGAGCACGACGGTGCGGGTGAGGATCCTCGTGCGGGCGACGGCGCTCGCGGACGCCGGGAGTCTCGACCGGCTGCGGCACCTGCATCGCGGCGGGGCGGCCGTCAGGGTCGCGGACGGACTCTCCGAGACGGTCCTCGTCTACGACCGGCACGCGGCGCTGGTGCCCATCGACGCCCGCGACACCGGGCGCGGCGCCCTGTACACCGAGGAGAGCGGGCTGGTGAGCAGCCTGGTCGGCCTCTTCGAGCGGCTGTGGTCCGGCGCGACCGACTTCGCCGGCCTGGTGACGGCGGACACGGAGCAGGTCGCCCGGCTCACCGACACCCAGCGCCTGGTGCTCACCGCCATGTGCGCCGTCAGCAAGGACGAGACGGGTGCCCGGCAGGCCCGGATGTCGCTGCGGACCTACCGGCGGCACATCTCCGACGTGATGCGTCTGCTGGGCGCCTGCAACCGGGCCCAGGCGGCGCTGCTCGCGCGGGAGCGCGGCTGGGTGTGA
- a CDS encoding phytoene desaturase family protein, producing MSGADAAVVGSGPNGLAAAAALARAGLRVEVYEAADTLGGGLRGADLFDSGVVHDICSAVHPMGMSSPFFTEFGLAERVDMLRPEISYAHPLDDGRAALAWHDLDATCAGLGPDGARWRRLMRPLLAHGTDLAGLLLSDLRRPPGLRAAPALLSRVLLHGTRLGPLAFRGEEARALLAGAAAHLTGPLPSLPGAAVGLLLAQLAHGPGWPVPRGGSRTIADALAADIRAHGGVLHTGEEITDLRELDGVRAVLLDLSPTALASLAGDRLPPRYARALRRYRYGPAAGKADFLVSQPIPWSAPGVGRAVTVHLGGTAREVFRQETANARGVPGERPFVLVVDPAVADPGRALPGRRPVWAYAHLPHGSTRDPLPLVRAAIERYAPGFTDTVVAERGVSGAALARYNPNFVGGDIATGALGLRQSVLRPVARWDPYRTPLPGVYLCSAATPPGPGVHGMCGLLAARSALRREFGLRVPPLGRTGAGAGDAGRDPVAAG from the coding sequence GTGAGCGGAGCGGACGCGGCCGTCGTCGGCAGCGGCCCGAACGGCCTTGCCGCCGCGGCCGCCCTGGCCAGGGCCGGCCTGCGCGTCGAGGTGTACGAGGCCGCCGACACCCTGGGAGGCGGGCTGCGCGGAGCCGACCTCTTCGACTCCGGCGTGGTCCACGACATCTGCTCGGCGGTCCATCCGATGGGCATGTCCTCCCCGTTCTTCACGGAGTTCGGCCTCGCCGAGCGGGTGGACATGCTCCGCCCGGAGATCAGCTACGCCCACCCCCTCGACGACGGGCGGGCCGCCCTGGCCTGGCACGACCTCGACGCGACCTGCGCCGGGCTCGGACCGGACGGAGCGCGCTGGCGCCGGCTGATGCGGCCCCTGCTGGCGCACGGGACGGACCTGGCCGGCCTGCTCCTGTCCGACCTGCGGCGGCCGCCCGGGCTCCGGGCCGCCCCGGCCCTGCTGAGCCGGGTCCTGCTCCACGGCACCCGGCTCGGGCCGCTCGCCTTCCGCGGTGAGGAGGCCCGGGCGCTGCTGGCCGGTGCCGCCGCGCACCTGACCGGCCCGCTGCCGTCGCTGCCCGGCGCCGCCGTCGGGCTGCTGCTGGCCCAGCTCGCCCACGGGCCGGGCTGGCCGGTGCCGCGCGGCGGCAGCCGGACCATCGCGGACGCCCTGGCCGCCGACATCCGGGCGCACGGCGGCGTCCTGCACACCGGGGAGGAGATCACCGACCTGCGGGAACTGGACGGTGTCCGGGCGGTGCTCCTGGACCTTTCCCCCACCGCACTGGCATCCCTCGCCGGGGACCGGCTGCCCCCTCGCTACGCCCGGGCGCTGCGCCGCTACCGCTACGGTCCGGCGGCCGGCAAGGCCGACTTCCTCGTCTCGCAGCCGATCCCCTGGTCCGCCCCCGGCGTCGGCCGGGCCGTGACCGTGCACCTCGGCGGCACGGCGCGGGAGGTCTTCCGGCAGGAGACGGCCAACGCCCGGGGCGTACCGGGCGAACGGCCCTTCGTGCTGGTGGTGGACCCGGCGGTCGCCGACCCGGGGCGCGCCCTGCCCGGGCGCCGCCCGGTGTGGGCGTACGCGCACCTCCCGCACGGCTCCACCCGCGACCCGCTGCCGCTGGTCCGGGCGGCGATCGAGCGGTACGCCCCCGGCTTCACCGACACCGTGGTCGCCGAACGCGGTGTGTCCGGGGCCGCGTTGGCCCGCTACAACCCCAACTTCGTCGGCGGGGACATCGCGACGGGGGCCCTCGGCCTGCGGCAGTCCGTCCTGCGGCCCGTCGCCCGCTGGGACCCGTACCGCACCCCGCTGCCGGGCGTCTACCTCTGCTCGGCCGCCACCCCGCCCGGGCCCGGCGTGCACGGGATGTGCGGCCTGCTGGCCGCCCGGAGCGCCCTGCGCCGGGAGTTCGGCCTGCGGGTTCCGCCGCTGGGGCGGACCGGAGCGGGGGCCGGCGACGCCGGCCGGGACCCGGTGGCCGCGGGGTGA
- a CDS encoding ABC transporter ATP-binding protein: MTTTTTATTTGSTTTAATTKTAATTPSTATSTATAPRGLVAQLTRAQARFLTGGVLLGILGVASTLVQPQLVAHLIEAVGRKEPIALLVTLLAVLFVADAALSATQGCLIGRAGENIVRDARVLLSGRVLRADLSYLNTQRQGDVHTRLVGDTALMKIALTQSLAQILLNGLIVLGGVVMMALIDVWLLLVTVGCLGVASVASIGVARGLRRAALVNRADTGEFGADLQRVLAALPTVKAAGAEGREEDRLAARADTVRRSGNRVTVLNALFSPVLNVGLQASLAAVMGIGMARVATTSLSVAEFTAFTMYLFYLVSPLVLVFLALGTYQQGRAAVQRVDELAGIPQEDAPAPDGGSGTAPAPVPDASGRPAAASPAPDGGHPAVEFRDVGFGYGDRTVLDAVSFTVPRRGLTALVGVSGAGKTTVFQLIERFYRPGRGAVLLDGRDIAHLSTAEIRDGVGYVQQDSAAMRGTLRENIVYAAPDATEADIEEAVELAGLTHVVAALPDGLDTPLGDHGIGLSGGQRQRLCVARALLQKPAVILLDEATAHLDSEAEAALRDSLRRIARRCAVVAIAHRISTVVEADRIVVLDEGRVRAVGTHAQLVRDDALYGRLAAAQFADGARAGAAAEAAAGTPSGQPAVGVAG; the protein is encoded by the coding sequence ATGACCACCACCACGACCGCGACCACCACCGGCTCCACCACGACGGCCGCGACCACCAAGACGGCCGCGACCACGCCCTCGACCGCGACCTCGACCGCGACCGCGCCGCGCGGGCTCGTCGCGCAGCTGACCCGGGCCCAGGCCCGGTTCCTGACGGGCGGGGTGCTGCTCGGGATCCTCGGCGTGGCCTCCACCCTCGTGCAGCCGCAGCTCGTCGCGCATCTCATCGAGGCGGTCGGCCGCAAGGAGCCGATCGCCCTCCTCGTCACCCTGCTGGCCGTCCTGTTCGTGGCGGACGCCGCGCTCTCCGCCACCCAGGGATGCCTCATCGGCCGGGCGGGCGAGAACATCGTCCGCGACGCCCGGGTGCTGCTCTCGGGCAGGGTGCTGCGCGCCGACCTCTCGTACCTCAACACCCAGCGCCAGGGCGACGTGCACACCCGGCTGGTGGGCGACACCGCGCTGATGAAGATCGCGCTCACCCAGAGCCTCGCGCAGATCCTCCTCAACGGGCTGATCGTGCTCGGCGGCGTGGTGATGATGGCCCTGATCGACGTCTGGCTGCTGCTGGTGACCGTCGGCTGCCTCGGCGTCGCCAGCGTCGCCTCCATCGGCGTCGCCCGCGGGCTGCGCCGGGCGGCCCTGGTCAACCGGGCGGACACCGGCGAGTTCGGCGCGGACCTCCAGCGGGTGCTCGCCGCCCTGCCCACCGTGAAGGCCGCCGGCGCCGAGGGCCGCGAGGAGGACCGGCTCGCGGCGCGCGCGGACACGGTCCGCCGCTCCGGCAACCGGGTCACCGTGCTCAACGCCCTCTTCTCGCCGGTGCTGAACGTCGGCCTCCAGGCCTCGCTGGCCGCCGTGATGGGCATCGGCATGGCCAGGGTGGCGACCACCTCCCTGAGCGTCGCCGAGTTCACGGCCTTCACGATGTACCTCTTCTACCTCGTCTCCCCGCTGGTCCTGGTGTTCCTCGCGCTCGGCACCTACCAGCAGGGCCGGGCCGCCGTGCAGCGCGTCGACGAACTGGCCGGCATCCCGCAGGAGGACGCCCCGGCCCCCGACGGCGGCTCCGGCACCGCCCCGGCTCCGGTGCCGGACGCGAGCGGCCGCCCGGCCGCCGCGTCGCCCGCCCCGGACGGCGGGCACCCGGCGGTCGAGTTCCGCGACGTCGGCTTCGGCTACGGCGACCGGACCGTCCTGGACGCGGTCTCCTTCACCGTCCCCCGGCGCGGGCTCACCGCACTGGTCGGCGTCTCCGGCGCCGGCAAGACCACGGTCTTCCAGCTCATCGAGCGGTTCTACCGGCCCGGGCGGGGAGCCGTGCTGCTGGACGGCCGGGACATCGCGCACCTGTCGACCGCCGAGATCCGCGACGGTGTCGGCTACGTCCAGCAGGACAGCGCCGCGATGCGCGGCACCCTCCGGGAGAACATCGTCTACGCCGCCCCCGACGCCACCGAGGCCGACATCGAGGAGGCGGTCGAACTCGCCGGGCTCACCCACGTCGTCGCCGCCCTGCCCGACGGCCTGGACACACCCCTCGGCGACCACGGCATCGGCCTCTCCGGCGGCCAGCGGCAGCGGCTCTGCGTGGCCCGGGCGCTGCTCCAGAAGCCCGCCGTGATCCTCCTCGACGAGGCCACCGCCCACCTCGACTCCGAGGCGGAGGCCGCCCTGCGCGACAGCCTGCGGCGCATCGCCCGCCGCTGCGCGGTCGTCGCCATCGCGCACCGCATCTCCACCGTGGTCGAGGCCGACCGCATCGTGGTCCTCGACGAGGGCCGGGTGCGCGCCGTCGGCACCCACGCCCAACTCGTCCGGGACGACGCCCTCTACGGCCGCCTGGCCGCGGCCCAGTTCGCGGACGGCGCCCGTGCCGGGGCCGCCGCCGAGGCGGCCGCAGGCACGCCGTCCGGGCAGCCCGCCGTGGGAGTGGCCGGATGA
- a CDS encoding class I SAM-dependent methyltransferase: MSTATAPSDTAAPVIADIGYGRVFADFYDRLFPQDGSADRTAAALASWHPGGSALELGVGTGRIAIPLARLTGDVVGVDSSPEMLERLRTAVGEAGVPVTPVHGDIRTYDAQDRHGLVYCVCGTMSLVLDQAGQRAAVAGAARRLAPGGTLVVETHNPGFVHTLHEGLSRTSFFAPYPEPGTGLQTYSTLLAEQGLWHTSHLLHEPDGTRIGTEITRLTTPEDIEAYAAEAGLERVSLHGDWSGGPFVAARSAVHISRFVHAGRTERS; this comes from the coding sequence ATGAGCACCGCGACCGCACCCTCGGACACCGCCGCCCCCGTGATCGCGGACATCGGCTACGGCAGGGTCTTCGCCGACTTCTACGACCGGCTGTTCCCCCAGGACGGCTCGGCCGACCGCACCGCCGCGGCACTCGCGAGCTGGCATCCCGGCGGGTCGGCCCTCGAACTCGGTGTGGGCACCGGCCGTATCGCGATACCGCTCGCGCGTCTCACCGGTGACGTCGTGGGCGTGGACTCGTCCCCGGAGATGCTCGAACGGCTGCGGACCGCCGTCGGGGAAGCCGGGGTCCCCGTGACCCCCGTGCACGGCGACATCCGCACCTACGACGCCCAGGACCGCCACGGACTCGTCTACTGCGTCTGCGGCACGATGTCCCTGGTCCTCGACCAGGCGGGCCAGCGCGCCGCCGTCGCCGGGGCCGCGCGCCGTCTCGCGCCCGGCGGGACCCTCGTCGTGGAGACCCACAACCCGGGCTTCGTCCACACGCTGCACGAGGGACTCAGCCGTACCTCCTTCTTCGCGCCCTACCCCGAACCGGGGACCGGGCTCCAGACCTACTCCACCCTGCTCGCCGAACAAGGGCTCTGGCACACCTCGCACCTGCTGCACGAGCCCGACGGCACGCGGATAGGAACCGAGATCACACGGCTCACCACCCCGGAGGACATCGAGGCCTACGCGGCCGAAGCCGGACTCGAACGGGTCAGCCTCCACGGCGACTGGTCGGGCGGGCCGTTCGTCGCCGCCCGGAGCGCCGTCCACATCAGCCGGTTCGTCCACGCCGGCCGTACGGAGCGGTCATGA
- a CDS encoding alpha/beta fold hydrolase: MLARLAKLRASGPTARTVISALTGPLPLSRGQAIGASERIAALTSLLSSLEHLTIADQKRSGGLNDWALARRGHAHSGRPLRRLLDVVADERTSRALHAARVAASAALLLPGDSRARGAANLFLGLSGALLYPTHRYGTDGSDQASNLVQTATGLARLAPSPAAQDALVWYVAIQSNLSYVVSGWIKLLGKDWRTGSALTGVLRTRTYGHEKAWRLARRHPRSARALAHGVLAMECLFPVLYLKGGLLARPVIAGAAAFHVANGSVMGLGRFIPAFVSMHPMVAYTSTPRSHPAAAGRDDRMPVAAALLLAGAATAATAVAVHRRLRTTDHPFGTTVTTRHGNELAHDGTVGPKGEGPVAVLVHGLGALPAHFSWYTRALNADGRQWLAYSRAGYGASRRHAPTPYHLGESVDDLVDLIEAAVPEGRQVSLVGHSLGGELARRAAVRLGERVHSVVYVDSSHPQQLERSSQQGANARLVEELIRSTSVSLRAGLGVLMQTPAWIRNLPAPVRSRAMAEYTDHRMWTAALREWQAAERDFRSFEGPLPPLDAHALVLSAQHTVDRDPDHLLLHKDLADAHRDGRTVRSTVVENADHDGILTDPQLAGEAVRRLVAFLGDTTPAAPSAGAGQSSAPAGQEGAR; encoded by the coding sequence ATGCTCGCTCGCCTCGCCAAGCTCAGAGCCTCCGGGCCCACCGCCCGGACGGTGATCTCGGCCCTCACCGGCCCCCTGCCCCTCTCCCGCGGCCAGGCCATCGGCGCCTCCGAACGGATCGCGGCGCTCACCTCCCTGCTGTCCAGCCTGGAGCACCTCACCATCGCGGACCAGAAGCGGTCGGGCGGACTGAACGACTGGGCACTCGCCCGGCGCGGGCACGCCCACTCCGGCAGGCCCCTGCGGAGGCTGCTCGACGTCGTGGCCGACGAGCGGACCAGCCGGGCCCTGCACGCCGCCCGGGTGGCCGCGAGCGCCGCTCTCCTCCTGCCGGGTGACAGCCGGGCCCGCGGAGCGGCCAACCTCTTCCTCGGTCTCAGCGGCGCCCTGCTCTATCCCACCCACCGCTACGGCACGGACGGCTCCGACCAGGCGTCCAACCTGGTGCAGACCGCGACCGGCCTGGCCCGGCTCGCTCCCTCGCCCGCCGCCCAGGACGCGCTGGTGTGGTACGTGGCGATCCAGTCCAACCTGTCGTACGTGGTGTCCGGCTGGATCAAGCTCCTCGGGAAGGACTGGCGCACCGGCTCCGCCCTGACGGGCGTCCTGCGCACCAGGACCTACGGGCACGAGAAGGCGTGGCGGCTGGCCCGCCGCCACCCCCGCTCCGCACGGGCCCTGGCCCACGGGGTGCTGGCGATGGAGTGCCTGTTCCCGGTGCTGTACCTGAAGGGCGGTCTGCTGGCCCGCCCGGTGATCGCCGGCGCCGCCGCCTTCCACGTCGCCAACGGCTCCGTCATGGGACTGGGCAGGTTCATCCCGGCCTTCGTCTCGATGCACCCGATGGTCGCGTACACCAGCACGCCCCGCAGCCATCCCGCCGCCGCCGGACGGGACGACCGGATGCCGGTGGCCGCGGCCCTGCTGCTGGCCGGCGCCGCGACCGCGGCGACCGCGGTGGCGGTCCACCGCCGGCTGCGGACCACCGACCACCCGTTCGGCACCACGGTCACCACCCGCCACGGGAACGAACTCGCCCACGACGGCACGGTCGGCCCGAAGGGGGAGGGCCCGGTCGCCGTCCTCGTGCACGGACTCGGCGCCCTGCCCGCCCACTTCAGCTGGTACACCAGGGCCCTCAACGCCGACGGACGCCAGTGGCTGGCCTACAGCCGCGCCGGCTACGGAGCGAGCAGACGGCACGCCCCGACCCCGTACCACCTGGGCGAGTCGGTGGACGACCTGGTCGACCTGATCGAGGCAGCCGTGCCGGAAGGACGCCAGGTCTCCCTGGTCGGACACTCCCTCGGCGGCGAGCTCGCCCGACGGGCGGCCGTCCGGCTCGGCGAGCGGGTGCACTCCGTCGTCTACGTGGACAGCTCCCATCCCCAGCAGCTCGAACGGTCCAGCCAGCAGGGCGCGAACGCCCGGCTCGTCGAGGAGCTGATCCGCTCCACGTCCGTCAGCCTGCGGGCGGGCCTCGGCGTCCTCATGCAGACCCCCGCCTGGATCCGGAACCTGCCCGCCCCGGTGCGGAGCAGGGCGATGGCGGAGTACACGGACCATCGCATGTGGACCGCCGCACTGCGCGAATGGCAGGCCGCGGAGCGGGACTTCCGTTCCTTCGAAGGCCCACTGCCCCCTCTGGACGCCCACGCCCTGGTGCTGTCCGCCCAGCACACGGTCGACCGCGACCCCGACCACCTGCTCCTGCACAAGGACCTCGCCGACGCGCACCGGGACGGCCGGACCGTCCGGAGCACCGTCGTCGAGAACGCCGACCACGACGGCATCCTGACCGACCCGCAGCTCGCCGGCGAGGCCGTCCGCCGCCTCGTGGCCTTCCTCGGCGACACCACCCCGGCCGCGCCGTCCGCCGGCGCGGGACAGTCCTCCGCCCCGGCCGGCCAGGAGGGAGCCCGATGA
- a CDS encoding HAD family hydrolase: protein MTIVRMSPQDDTAPAYLVFCDIDDTLIRCRSGVEFLRHWNGLRDGPEGESATDEFLVDLYARMTRGMSREEANREYHRAWRGTPVDEVEEQAARWYERRSAAADFWITETVDALRRHRAAGAAVALVSGSFPSLIPHVARAVGAQYVLGARLERCGRLLTGRLLGRPAIGEGKCVLVSELLELHPGIGAGDCHAYGDHSSDLPMLHMVGHPTLVLPDGVHTPLYPAAMV, encoded by the coding sequence ATGACCATCGTACGAATGTCCCCGCAGGACGACACCGCGCCCGCCTACCTGGTGTTCTGCGACATCGACGACACTCTCATCCGTTGCAGGAGCGGGGTGGAGTTCCTCCGTCACTGGAACGGGTTACGGGACGGGCCGGAGGGCGAGAGCGCCACCGACGAGTTCCTCGTGGACCTCTACGCGCGGATGACCCGGGGCATGTCGCGGGAGGAGGCCAACCGGGAGTACCACCGGGCGTGGCGGGGCACTCCGGTCGACGAGGTCGAGGAACAGGCCGCCCGGTGGTACGAGCGGCGCAGCGCGGCCGCCGACTTCTGGATCACCGAGACGGTCGACGCCCTGCGCCGGCACCGGGCCGCCGGGGCGGCCGTGGCACTGGTGTCCGGATCGTTCCCCTCGCTGATCCCGCACGTCGCGCGGGCGGTCGGGGCCCAGTACGTGCTCGGGGCCAGACTGGAGCGGTGCGGCCGCCTGCTGACCGGTCGGCTGCTGGGCCGTCCCGCCATCGGTGAGGGCAAGTGCGTCCTCGTGAGCGAACTGCTGGAACTCCATCCGGGGATCGGCGCCGGGGACTGTCACGCCTACGGTGACCACTCCTCCGATCTGCCCATGCTGCACATGGTCGGGCACCCCACGCTGGTGCTCCCCGACGGGGTGCACACACCCCTGTACCCGGCTGCCATGGTCTGA
- a CDS encoding oxidoreductase, protein MIQRHNPAEERADDLGPVLSAPVLAAVESAATQAAVADDARRLGDETVTLLTRAGFARHFVPRAWGGPEGTFESLLTAAAAVGEGCASSAWCAVLWAAHSRFAAYLPPAGQRELWADGPDVRICASVRPSGRARRLPGGRRLSGEWECVSGVDFADWLLLCAPEPGAAGPRMFAVPKGDFHVRDSWNSSGMRGTGSHTAVLEGAFVPDHRSFSMADLLAGTPGPGRSRCHTVPAHLAGGLLFCAPALGAARGVLAAWSVWAARAQARELPQNDGSRLHHALARSADDIEAAELLLLATARAADTGVRDEGDVLRNRRRSAAAVDLLLQGVERLFRTAGMSAGCRPGPIERGWRDVHTVAAHQMLRREAAAMAYAAFVFSALGDHDSMSAVPLTTLTEVSAS, encoded by the coding sequence ATGATTCAACGTCACAATCCGGCTGAGGAACGGGCCGACGACCTGGGCCCTGTGCTCTCCGCGCCCGTCCTGGCCGCGGTCGAGAGTGCGGCCACCCAGGCCGCGGTCGCCGACGACGCCCGCAGGCTCGGGGACGAGACCGTCACGCTCCTCACCCGTGCCGGCTTCGCACGCCACTTCGTGCCCCGTGCCTGGGGTGGTCCGGAGGGGACGTTCGAGAGCCTGCTCACGGCGGCCGCGGCCGTGGGGGAGGGATGCGCCTCGTCGGCATGGTGCGCGGTCCTGTGGGCCGCCCACAGCAGGTTCGCGGCCTACCTGCCGCCCGCGGGCCAGCGGGAACTGTGGGCCGACGGCCCGGACGTCCGGATCTGCGCCTCGGTCAGGCCGTCCGGCCGGGCGCGCCGGCTGCCGGGAGGCCGGCGGTTGAGCGGCGAGTGGGAGTGCGTCAGCGGGGTGGACTTCGCGGACTGGCTCCTGCTGTGCGCACCCGAGCCCGGCGCGGCGGGGCCGCGCATGTTCGCGGTGCCGAAGGGCGACTTCCATGTGCGGGACTCCTGGAACAGCAGCGGGATGCGCGGCACCGGCAGCCACACCGCGGTGCTGGAGGGCGCCTTCGTGCCGGACCACCGCAGCTTCTCCATGGCGGATCTGCTGGCGGGGACGCCCGGACCGGGACGCTCCCGGTGCCACACCGTCCCCGCCCACCTCGCCGGCGGCCTCCTCTTCTGCGCTCCGGCACTCGGCGCGGCCCGCGGCGTGCTGGCCGCCTGGTCGGTCTGGGCGGCCCGTGCCCAGGCCCGGGAACTCCCGCAGAACGACGGCAGCCGCCTGCACCACGCCCTGGCCCGTTCGGCCGACGACATCGAGGCCGCGGAACTCCTCCTCCTCGCCACGGCCAGAGCCGCCGACACGGGCGTACGCGACGAGGGCGACGTGCTCAGGAACCGCCGCCGATCAGCCGCCGCCGTCGATCTGCTCCTGCAGGGCGTCGAACGCCTCTTCCGGACCGCGGGCATGAGTGCCGGCTGCCGGCCCGGTCCGATCGAACGCGGCTGGCGGGACGTCCACACGGTCGCCGCCCACCAGATGCTCCGCAGGGAGGCGGCGGCGATGGCCTACGCCGCGTTCGTCTTCTCCGCGCTCGGCGACCACGACTCCATGTCCGCTGTACCGCTCACCACGCTGACGGAGGTATCCGCGTCATGA